The Lathyrus oleraceus cultivar Zhongwan6 chromosome 5, CAAS_Psat_ZW6_1.0, whole genome shotgun sequence genome includes the window acatttaaaaattaaattaaattaaatatttaaaaaataatcTTGCCAACCAAAGTCGCAATGTCCTTAATGTCCTTAATGTAGTTTTTCTTTTCATTCACTTATAAATAGCCCAATTCACTTCCATTTCAATACATCTTTTCACATTAAAACAATTTTCCCACAAAATCATAACATTAAAGAAATGACACACAAAGATGTTTTGTCTCTCCTCCCTTTTATCATGCTCTTGTTGATTGTAAGTTACTAACTTTCCATCCATTCTTGTATCTTTTACACTTATATTTTTCATCATTTATGTATCACAATCTATCATTTCTCATCTTTATTTGATTTGATTTCATCATTCACTTACAATCAAGTTGTTCTATTTGATTTGATAAAATAATATATTCTATGCCGCAATGAAATTTTAAAAATTGTgtttctttcatttttatttcacattttgTATCCATCTCAAATATATAATGAATGTGTCTCACCTGGGCAACATAATGTGTCTTATAAAACACATTATTTTGCTTTTGTAATCATATATACCATCCAAAAATAACTCACTAATATCCATTTATTCAATTGTATTGTAGAATGGACAAGGAAGCTTTGCCCGATATATCAAACTTCAGCAAGAGAATGTACAAGAAATACAAGCTGATCAACCTTACCTTGATGGTTGGCTCAAAAATCCATTGAAGAGTCAAAAACACATTGCTAACTCTAACCAAGTTTAtcttgatggatggttgaaagatacaCGAGTAGAGAAAATCAAATCCTCTCAGAACTCCGATCAAGTTTAtcttgatggatggttgaaagatTCCAGAGCAAAGAAAGCAAAAGACACCTCTGAATCCAACCAAGTTtaccttgatggatggttgaaagataATCGAGCTGAGAAAGCAAAATCTACCGGTGACACCAACCAAGTTTAtcttgatggatggttgaaagataTCAGAGCTGAGAAAGAAAAGTCAACACCTAACTCCAACCAAGTTtaccttgatggatggttgaaagataccAGAGCAGAGAAAGCAAAATCCACCTCTGAATCCAACCAAGTTTAtcttgatggatggttgaaaaATATCAGAGTCGAGAAAGAAAAGCCCATGCCTAACTCCAATCAAGTTtaccttgatggatggttgaaagataccCGAGCAGAGAAAACAAAATCTACCTCTGACTCCAAACAAGTTTACCTTGATGGATGGCTAAAAGATACCCGAGATGAGAAAGAAAAATCTACCTCTGACTCCAACCAAGTTTACCTTGATGGATGGTTAAAAAATACCCGACCAAAGCAAACAGAAACCATGTCTGACTCCAACCAAGTTtaccttgatggatggttgaaagataTTCGAAACGAGAGAACAAAATCTACCCCTGACTCCAACCAAGTATACCTTGATGGGTGGTTGAAAGATACCCGAGCAGAGAAAACAAAATCCACCTCTGATCCCAAACAAGTTTATCTTGATGGTTGGTTGAAAGACACTCGAGCTGAAAAAGAAAAATCCTCCTCTGATTCCAACCAAGTTtaccttgatggatggttgaaagataTTAGAGCCGATACAAAAAAATCTACCTCTGACAACAACCAGGTTtaccttgatggatggttgaaagataTCCGAGTCGAGAAAGCAAAATCCACCCCTGACTCCAAACAAGTTTACCTTGATGGATGGTTAAAAAATACCCGAAACTAGTTCATATCTTTGTTAATCAATGTCTATGTCATTTAAAAAACTTGTCATGTTGTTCCTATGTTTTTAATCTCTATATTCTGTAAGATCTTATTTCTATGTATTAAGTAAGATATTGTTTGTGTACTAAACAAGTTATCATTTTAATGAACTAGTCGTTTGTGTTTTAAAATAAACTTTAATTTAATTTGATAAAGATTGAGTTGACCTCTCTTTATTTTTTCCAACTTTAGTAGATATTTGTATAACCTCTAAGAAAGGTGCAATTATGTTTTATTAATTCAATATGTTTATTCTTAAAATAAATAGGGGAATGGAGATTAGTGAGAGATATCCAACTTTCAAATATTTAAGAAGAGGAGATATCACGACTCAGAAAATATTAGAGTATAATTATTCTAAAATTATCATGTgtgatttgtgtgttattgtcTTTATATTAATTGTGTTTGTATaaataaatatcaaattttgttATTGTAAAGAAGTAATTAATTATCATACGTGATGATTCCAGGGGATGAAACTTTCCTCTATCTTTTCTTGTTCTATTTTCTTCCCTTTTgctttttctttcttttcttctttcaCCTATGGTCTCTTCCAACAACATAGCACAAAAATTAACAAGGttagaaaaataaaaattcaCTATGACGGAAAAATAAATTCTTATTGATGGGTTGCCTCTCATCAAACGCTTTATTAACATCACTAGCTTGATAATCCATGTCTAAGGTACGTCAGGCGCAAAGGATACCCTCACACCTGTCACTTCCTTTCTCATTGTTCCTTTGTATACTTTCCTACCTTTTTCCTCCAGATAGTAGAAAGTATCCAAATTATCCACATAAGATGTCCAGTCATATACCTTGAAAACCACATTCCTTTTATTTGACTTCAAGATAAGTTGACCAGTTTCCACATCAATCTTTGCTTTCCCGGTTGCCAAGAATGGATGTCCAAGAATAATAAATCCTCCAGAATCTCCTTTTGTATCATGCACTACAAAATCTATAGGAAACAATAAGTCGTCGACAGGTACTAATATGTCGCGTAAGCTACCAATTGAATGAGTAATAGATAATTCAACTAGACTAAGAGTCATGTTACTCGGTGTGATCTCACCCACTTTTAATTCTTTCACAGTTTTCAGTGGCATGACATTTATGCTAGATCCTAGATCACATAAAGCATGCAGAATATTGAACCCACTGATATTATAGGAAATAGTAAACCTACCTAATTCTTTTAGTTTAGGTTGTAAGGATTGAGGTTTTACTATATCATCATTTTTTGTCATGTTTACATGTTCCTTGATCCTTTTCTCTTTCGTCCAATTTAGTAACTCCTTCATAAATTTACCTGAGTCTTTTAGTTTAGGTTGTAAGGATTGAGGTTTTACCATATCATTATTTTTGGTCATGTTTACATGTTCCTTGATCCTTTTCTCTTTCGTCCTATTTAGTAACGCCTTCATAAATTTAGCAAACTTAGGAATTAGTTCTAAAATTTCATGGAACGAAATACTTTCCCGGAGAGTAGCTAGAATTTCCTTGAACTTTGCAAACATTCTCGCTTCATCATCTTAAACCACTTTCTTTTTAATTATTAGGTACGGTGGTTTTACGTAATCTGGTAAAGGAGGATTTGGTTAAGTCATGATCTGCTTCTTTGTTCTCCCCCGAGGAGAATTTTTGCGTATAAGTTGATCAATTGTGTCTCCTCTTTCCTCTTGGTCACCTTGATTTGTACCCTCCTCTATCTTAACCACACGTTCTTTAACTATCTCCTCCTTATCCTTTTCAGTAATTGCCCCTAAACCTATATTTAAGGTTATCATTCTTAGGGTTATCAACAATGTTACTGGTGAATCCTCCACTTGAGCTTGGAAAAACAGCTACTTGTCTGGATAATTGACCAATCTTCATCTCCAAAATTTTGATAGACGCATCCTAGTTTCTACTCCTTTCTTCAAGGGTCTTATTTACCCTATCAAAGCTACTTTGAGTGACCTTAATGAAATTTTGCAAGATCTCTACCATTTGTGATGGATTTCTTTGAAACAGAGCTTGTTGGCTTTGTTGCATCCCTTAGTTAGCATTTGAATTTTGATTATTATTCCAAAGGAATTTTGGGTGGTCTTTTCaacccggattgtatgtgtttGAATACAggttatttttttaaaaaattagCAAATTAGACCTCCTCACTCGTCCCTTCCAATGAACACCTTTCATTCGTATGTTATCCTCCATATAAATCGCTTTTAAGTGCTTGTACCTGACTTACGTTAGCTTTAACTAAGGTGCTTCTAGCTAGCTTTTTATTTAATAATTCAATATGAGCTAAAAGAGCAGTGTGGGTATCAATAGGTAACATACCTTTAGGCGTGCCCACAGTTCCCATCTTGACCGACCTTTCGTTCTTGGATCGGTACTCATTTATACACATCTTCTCAATGATATCTTTTACCTATGGTTCACTCATTTATCAGACAATACCTCTCGTAGAAGCATCCAAAAATACGTGAGTTTGACTTTGAGACCTTTAATGAAATTTTTCATCTGCTTCATATTATTCATGTTATGATTCGAGCATCTGCGTAACAAAagtttgaatctttcccaagAGTCATAAAGTGACCTAGTTTCCTGCTGCTCAAACCTCATATTTTTTACTTAGCGCTCGGTAAACTGAGTAGTAGTGAAAAATATTTCCATGGATTTATCCTCTAATTCCTTCCATGTTCGtatctgtagcggtaaattcatgatcatcaagctatggataagctagagatcagtaaaaccagagtcgccaccacgcttttattgtttctaagggaaaagagaaaaagtacgaacaaaacccaaaagtaagaagttttcaaatcaaaactaataaaatgtcagagattacaggtaagggggttggttacacagagggaaggtgttagcacccaaactgttctaggtactcctagggagccctttttatgtgcatatgtatttggtacaaaatgatgtttacaaacaaatagagtggggggatgagaaaataattcattaattatatttttgtgtttgacaagaccttcggacttgtgcctacgtaccaacataaaaataagggataaaaacctcgtagttcgtgatacaaatttcaaagtggatgcattgtttttagCAAAAATTAAGTTTGAAGGGCACAGaagcctaaaaatggtttgaatgagttagttctttttggctttttgaaagtttaagtcaagtataattaagtctcTTTACAAGgttgatttaagaaaagaagtttaaaaatgcaatgtcataaggccaaagtttctatctttttgcaaagtggtcaaagttttagaacaaaactagttcaaatagagaagattttttaaaatgagggagagattttgaaattaaagagacggggaggagatgaagagactaatccaatgtaaaaaattaaaagttaagagttgaaaagatctgatcagtgggtagcaatccaatagacaagaatgtcaatagaaacccaaattcccttggacattttgaatcaagcaacacacaaatgcacaatcatattatcttgaagagcaaggcatcaaataaagatagccacatccaagctttagccactccatgatcttcttcaagttAGCCCAtttaacagatgaattccacaagtcacaggctcaaaataacagcttcataatgatcatgttgtagatgaacttagagggatcttgaatgatgtatcatatgaagtttcaaattgcaagcacttggtttcacgaaagttggcattggccaagtcctttagcatatgaatgttgcctaaattctaagtccatttgtccaagatcaagccaacagtccacacaaaagttttttagggtttttgttgttattatgtacattaatggtcaaagaccacacaaacaagcaaagtatacacaaacaagatatatc containing:
- the LOC127086006 gene encoding uncharacterized protein LOC127086006, with the translated sequence MTHKDVLSLLPFIMLLLINGQGSFARYIKLQQENVQEIQADQPYLDGWLKNPLKSQKHIANSNQVYLDGWLKDTRVEKIKSSQNSDQVYLDGWLKDSRAKKAKDTSESNQVYLDGWLKDNRAEKAKSTGDTNQVYLDGWLKDIRAEKEKSTPNSNQVYLDGWLKDTRAEKAKSTSESNQVYLDGWLKNIRVEKEKPMPNSNQVYLDGWLKDTRAEKTKSTSDSKQVYLDGWLKDTRDEKEKSTSDSNQVYLDGWLKNTRPKQTETMSDSNQVYLDGWLKDIRNERTKSTPDSNQVYLDGWLKDTRAEKTKSTSDPKQVYLDGWLKDTRAEKEKSSSDSNQVYLDGWLKDIRADTKKSTSDNNQVYLDGWLKDIRVEKAKSTPDSKQVYLDGWLKNTRN
- the LOC127081779 gene encoding uncharacterized protein LOC127081779 translates to MFAKFKEILATLRESISFHEILELIPKFAKFMKALLNRTKEKRIKEHVNMTKNNDMVKPQSLQPKLKDSGKFMKELLNWTKEKRIKEHVNMTKNDDIVKPQSLQPKLKELGRFTISYNISGFNILHALCDLGSSINVMPLKTVKELKVGEITPSNMTLSLVELSITHSIGSLRDILVPVDDLLFPIDFVVHDTKGDSGGFIILGHPFLATGKAKIDVETGQLILKSNKRNVVFKVYDWTSYVDNLDTFYYLEEKGRKVYKGTMRKEVTGVRVSFAPDVP